Genomic segment of Pseudomonas iranensis:
GTCGCTGCTCGATGTCGAGCAAGATCAATTCGCCGCGCGCCAGTTCTTCGGCCACCAGCACCGGCGGCAGCGCGCCGATACCAAAGCCGTCACGCAACAAACGGGTAATCGCCGACACCGAATTCACGCAATTCAACCGTGGCGCCAGCACGCCGTTGGCCTGCATCAGGGCGACGATATCCTGATGCGGTCGCGAGTTTTTCGAGTAAGTGATGATCCGCTCCTGCGCCAGTTCGGCGAGGTCGGCGTAGTTGCGGTTGTAGATCGAATTGCTGGCGACGATCCAGCCCAGCGGATGACTGGCCAACTCCAGGCTGCGCACGCTTTCGTGGCGGATCAGATCGGTTTGCAACACCAGATCGAGAAAACCTTTTTGCAGCTGATCGCAGAGGTTCAGCGCGGTATCTGCGACCAACTCGATCTCCACCCGTGGATACAGATCGGTCATCTGTGCCACCAGCGGGCTCAGCCACGTATGAATCACCGTGTCCATCACGCCGATCCGCACCCGCCCGACCTTGCTCGAACGGGTCTCGATCGATTGTTTCAGCGCCGCCATGGTGTCGAGCATCTGCTCGGCATAGTCGAGTACTTTCAAGCCTTCCGGGGTCAGGCTGACGCCGCGTGAATCGCGCAGAAACAGCTTCACGCCCAGTTCGCCTTCGAGCACAGCAATGCGGCTGGAAATGGACGCCTGGGTGGTGAACAGCTTGTCAGCGGTCAGGCGAAAACTCTTCAGGCGCGCGACCCAGACAAAGGTCTCGAGAAACTTCAGATTCATGGACAAGGCTCGGCTGACAAATTTTTCTTATGCCTAAGGCGGGTTTTTATTCGTTGGACGGCGCAGGGCAGGGCGACGAAAAATCGGCGCATCCGGTTCCCACGATAGGCGTCGTCGGAGCTTCGAACAAGACCAATAAAAGCCCTGCGGAGATTTGCCATGAGTGCTCCCGACACCCTCCCGTTATCCAAGCCTGCGGCGCGCCCCGGGCCGTTCGACTGGTACCGCAACATCAACCAGCAGGAGCGCCGCACGTTCTGGAGCTGCAAGATCGGTTACGGTCTGGACGGCATGGACACGCAGATGCTCAGCTTCGTTGTGCCGACGCTGATTGCGATGTGGGGCATCACCACTGGCGAAGCGGGGCTGATTCACACCAGCACCCTCATTGCCTCGGCCATCGGCGGTTGGGTCGCCGGGATTCTCTCCGACCGCATCGGCCGCGTGCGCACCCTGCAACTGACGGTGCTGTGGTTTGCCTTCTTCACCTTCCTCTGCGGCTTCGCGCAAAACTACGAACAATTACTGATCGCGCGCACCCTGATGGGCTTCGGTTTCGGCGGTGAATGGACCGCCGGCGCGGTGCTGATCGGTGAAGTGATCCGCGCCAAGGACCGCGGCAAAGCGGTGGGCATGGTGCAATCCGGCTGGGCGCTGGGCTGGGGCCTGACGGCGATTCTGTACGCGTTGCTGTTCTCCGTGTTGCCAGCGGAAGATGCCTGGCGCGCGCTGTTCATCCTTGGCATCGTGCCGGCGATATTCGTGATTTTCGTCCGTCGCCTCGTGAAAGATCCTGAGATCTATCGCGAAGCCAAAGCCGCGCAAACCCCGCAGAACCCGGCGAAGTTCTACGAGATCTTTGCCCCTGGCATGCTCTTCACCACGTTTCGCGCGTCGTTGCTGACCACCGGTGCGCTGGGCGGTTATTACGCGATCACCTCCTGGCTGCCGACCTTCCTCAAGAATGAACGCGGGTTGAGCGTGCTCGGCACCGGTGGTTATCTTGCGATGGTAATCGTCGGTTCCTACGTCGGCTATGTGATCAGCGCTTATCTGACCGACCTGCTCGGACGGAAAAAGAATTTCATCTTGTTCGCGGTCGGCTCATTCACCATCGTTCTGCTCTACACGCAGATGCCGGTCAGTAACGGCGTGATGCTGTGGCTGGGCTTTCCGCTGGGCTTCTTCGCCTCGGGGATTTTCAGCGGCATGGGCGCGTTTCTCACCGAATTGTTCCCCACACGGATTCGCGGCTCGGGCCAGGGTTTCTGCTACAACATCGGCCGCGCACTGGCGGCGTTGTTCCCGCTGTTGATCGGCCTGCTCAGCCAGAAAGTGCCGCTGAGCATGGGCATCGGCGCCTTCGCGGCGGTTTCTTACGGCG
This window contains:
- a CDS encoding LysR family transcriptional regulator; this translates as MNLKFLETFVWVARLKSFRLTADKLFTTQASISSRIAVLEGELGVKLFLRDSRGVSLTPEGLKVLDYAEQMLDTMAALKQSIETRSSKVGRVRIGVMDTVIHTWLSPLVAQMTDLYPRVEIELVADTALNLCDQLQKGFLDLVLQTDLIRHESVRSLELASHPLGWIVASNSIYNRNYADLAELAQERIITYSKNSRPHQDIVALMQANGVLAPRLNCVNSVSAITRLLRDGFGIGALPPVLVAEELARGELILLDIEQRPGDLPVVVSWRVGVEWVEEIVTLCQQVLAGYAQKVGKDCITLTE
- a CDS encoding MFS transporter, coding for MSAPDTLPLSKPAARPGPFDWYRNINQQERRTFWSCKIGYGLDGMDTQMLSFVVPTLIAMWGITTGEAGLIHTSTLIASAIGGWVAGILSDRIGRVRTLQLTVLWFAFFTFLCGFAQNYEQLLIARTLMGFGFGGEWTAGAVLIGEVIRAKDRGKAVGMVQSGWALGWGLTAILYALLFSVLPAEDAWRALFILGIVPAIFVIFVRRLVKDPEIYREAKAAQTPQNPAKFYEIFAPGMLFTTFRASLLTTGALGGYYAITSWLPTFLKNERGLSVLGTGGYLAMVIVGSYVGYVISAYLTDLLGRKKNFILFAVGSFTIVLLYTQMPVSNGVMLWLGFPLGFFASGIFSGMGAFLTELFPTRIRGSGQGFCYNIGRALAALFPLLIGLLSQKVPLSMGIGAFAAVSYGVVILAALSLPETRGKQLDAQ